In Nitrosomonas stercoris, the genomic stretch AAGGAGACTATATTTCTTATGACATAAGTAGCGACTTTTTTCAGGTACAAGGCCAACCTCAACCGGAAAATGACAAACATTCTGATCACAGGGTACGCGTTATCATCCAACCAAAAGCAAAACAAGCAGATACAGATACAGATACAGATACAGATACAGATACAGATACAGATACAGATACAGATACAGATACAGATACAGATACAGATACAAAAAAATAACACCATCAACACTATTCCAGTTGATCTGAACGGCATATGAGCAAATTAATCGCCAGAAATCTGAAAAAAACCTACCAATCACGTACAGTTGTGACAGATGTTTCCTTTTCTGTACAAAGCGGAGAAGTTACAGGGTTACTCGGTCCCAACGGCGCCGGAAAAACAACCAGTTTCTACATGATCGTAGGATTAATTCCACTAAATGGTGGTGAGGTATTCCTAGATGAACATAATCTGAGTCGGCTACCCATCCACAAGCGCGCCCAATTAGGATTAAGTTACCTTCCCCAGGAAGCTTCTATCTTCCGCCGGCTGACAGTAGCGGAAAATATTCAGGCTGTATTGGAGCTGCAACCCTTTACAAAAAACGAAATACAACAACACCTGGACAAACTATTACACGATTTGCATATCAGCCATCTGCGCGACAGTCTGGGCATGAGTTTGTCGGGAGGTGAACGCAGACGCACCGAAATTGCGCGTGCACTTGCCTCACAACCTCGATTTATCTTGCTAGATGAGCCGTTTGCTGGTGTCGATCCTATTGCTATTATGGACATTCAAAGAGTCATCAGCTTTCTAAAGGCACGCGGAATTGGTGTGTTGATTTCAGATCATAACGTTCGGGAAACACTCCGAATTTGCGATCACGCTTATATTATTAGCGAAGGTGCCGTATTAGCTAATGGTGTACCCAGCGAAATTATTAACAATGAACGCGTTAGGGAAGTTTATCTGGGTGAACACTTTCAGCTTTGAATCATATGAAACCAACACTACAGCTCAAACTTTCCACTGGCCTCATTCTCACGCCACAGCTGAAGCAATCAATCGAGCTCCTTCAGCTCTCAACACTTGAACTTAATCAGGAAATTTCACGTATTCTGCAAGAAAATCCATTGCTTGAGCGCGACGAAAGCATGGGCCGCGAAGAGATCGTGACAAACCAGGAAGAAGCACTGTCTTCCATAGAAACAAACGCTCATCAAGAAGATGAAGAGCATGCAGAAATGCTCTCTGACTGGCCCGATGATAATCTATATACCAATCAAGAATCTTTTTTCTCCTATCATTCAAGTGACGAAGAGCATGACTATACCTCTTTGATTAGCAAACCAACTAGTCTACGGGAGCATCTGCTGATGCAAATTAGCACCAGACAATGTAGTGATCAAGAAAAAAAGATGGCCGAACTGTTAATAGACAGCTTGGATGACGATGGTTATTTCACTCAAGATATACAAGAGCTTGCTGAATTGCTTCCTAACGAACTTAACATCAGCACGACTGATCTTGAGTCAACTTTGCTACTTATTCAACAATTAGATCCTCTTGGCGTAGGCGCACGTAATCTACAAGAATGCCTAACGATTCAACTTGCAGCATTACCCGATAGTACGCCATTACGTGCGGAAGCACTCAGACTGATTCGTGATCACCTGGAAAGTGTCGCGACCAAAAATTTTGCTTTGCTCAAAAAAATTATCAACTGTGATGATGATCAATTACAGTCTATCTATCAACTCATTACCCAGCTTAACCCCAAGCCAGGCGATGCCTTTAATGCCACAACTGCACGCTATGTTATTCCCGATATTATTATCAGCAAAATAAACGATGAATGGGTAGTACAACTCAATCCTGATGCGGTTCCTCGTATACGCGTCAATCATTTATACGCTGACATCCTGAAACAAAACCACAGTGACACTAGTCAATTATTAAAAGAGCAGCTAAAAGAAGCACGTTGGTTTATTAGAAATATCGGACAACGCATGTTGACCATACTCCGCGTCAGTCAGGCAATTATTGAGCATCAGCAAGCATTTCTGGAAGAAGGCGAAATAGCTATCCGTCCGCTTGTCATGCGAGAAATTGCCGAAACCTTAAAATTGCACGAATCCACCATCTCCCGTGTTACCACTCAAAAATATATGCGGACGCCTCACGGTATTTTTGAACTCAAATATTTCTTTGGTAGTCATATTCCCAATCAAAACGGAGAAGCACAATCAGCCATAGCCATTCGTAGTCTGATTAAGCAATTGATTCAAAACGAAGATCGTAAAAAACCACTCAGTGACAGCTCAATTTCAAAAATGCTCGCACAGCAAGATATTGTCATCGCGCGCCGTACTGTTGCAAAATACCGGGAGTTAATGCATATTCCACCAACAAATTTGCGTAAAACACTCTGAAAAATTTTTGCAAATAGCTATTTATGATAATGTTCATCCAGACAAAGCAAATGAACGCGCTCATCACAAAATTTAACTTTAAAACAGCAGCACCCAGCTAACTACTTTCAACTGTTTTCTATAGTACTCTTGAACATAATCCTCTCAGATAAGGAGAAATAATGAATTTAAATCTCACTGGTAAACATGTAGAAATCACCCCCGCCATGCGCGAGTATGTTTCATCCAAAATTGAGAGAGCTACCCGCTATTTTGATAATATCATTACGATCAACGTTACTCTTTCGGTTGATAAGCTTAAACAAAAAGCTGAAGCAGCAGTACATCTGCGCGGCAAAGAAATTTTTGTCGAAGCAGATAGCGCTGATATGTATGCATCAATTGACAGTCTGGCAGATAAGCTGACACGTCACATCCGCAAACATAAGGAAAGAAACATCAGACAACGTAACGACCAAGGCGGGTTGAAAGATCAGGAATTTGAGCTACCTGAATAAATTCTATCCATTTCTCTCCTCATATATACCTACTTACAAGCACAAAAAACTCTAGTAAGTAGGTATGATGTATTTATATAAGCAAATCACTGCTTAAAATACTACCCATCATCAAATAAAAAATACTTCTGTTTCCAACAGACAGAAATTTATCCACTTAAATTTTCTAAAGTAGCTCAAAGTTCCATGAATCTCATTACCCAATTACTACCAGAATCCAATATCTTGATCGATCTGGATGCGACCAGTAAAAAACGTATATTTGAACAAGTTGGTCTGCTCTTTGAAAACAAACTACACATCGCGCGCAGCCAGGTTTTTGATAGCTTGTTCGCACGAGAAAAATTGGGTTCAACTGGTTTGGGTCAAGGTGTTGCAATCCCACACGGTCGAATCAAAGGATTGCGCGAAGCTGCAGCGGCACTTGTTCGGATGAAAGAAGCCATACCTTTCGATGCGCCTGACGGTCAACCAGTCAATATCGCTTGCGTTTTACTGGTACCAGAAAAAGCAACTGATCAACATTTGATGATACTAAGCGAGCTGGCACAAATGTTCAGCAACAAAAATTTCCGAGAGAAATTACTGCAAAGTAAAAATACTAAGGAAATTCATCAACTTATTTCTCAATGGACTCCTGAACATGTCTCAGGTTAGCGTGACACAACTGTTCGAAGAAAATAAAGAAAAATTATGTCTACAGTGGGGAGAATCCCCTCCAGTGATTGATCGTCAACTTGAAAATCACTTAATCACTCACACAACACAAGAACTGATCGGCCACCTCAATTTTGTTCATCCTAATTGGATACAGGTACTCAACCAGACTTCAGTCAAATATCTTGAACAGCTGGATGATTTCTCCTTGCAAAAGAAACTTGGTCAACTGGCAAAAAGTCAGTTGACTTGCTTGATCATAACGGATGGCGCCCCTATTCCGTATGCAATTAAACAATTCACCAGTGAACAATCCATCCCTCTGATTTGTTCCAAAATTGCCAGCCTTGAGATTATCTGGAGATTACAAACCTATCTTGCACGCGTGCTTGCTCCCGTTATCAGCCGACATGGCGTGTTGCTTGACGTGCTGGGCATGGGTGTCATGATTACAGGAGAAAGCGGTATCGGAAAAAGTGAACTTGCTTTGGAGCTTATCAGTCGTGGGCACGGCTTAGTTGCAGATGATGTGGTTGAACTACGCCGGATTGGCCCTGAAACGCTAGAAGGAAAATGTCCGCCATTATTGCGCGATTTCCTGGAAGTGCGAGGGTTAGGTATGCTGAACATCCGCACCATATTTGGTGAAACTGCAATTCGACGCCACAAAAATATGAAGTTGATTGTACATCTTGAAAAATCAGCTGATCATAAAAAGAATACTTATGAGCGCCTCCCGCTTGGCAATCTGGATGAAGTTATTTTGAATGTCAGCATACGCAAAGTCACTATCCCTGTAGATGCTGGTCGCAACTTAGCCGTATTGGTAGAAGCTGCAGTCCGCAATTATGTCTTGCAGTTACGCGGAATTGACAGTACCCAGGAATTTGTGCGTCGCCATGAATTCGCTATGAACAAGCATGCTTTAGAAAATCAGGATGATTCCTCCGCAGAGGAATAAGGATCACTAACTGCTACTGGCTATACTGCTTTTCTGTGGATAGCAACAAACTACTATTATTCACAAAAACAACCATATTCAATATCGATGCAACTAATAAACCTGGATTACACACAAACTTGATCTACTCGACGAATCATCCATCGTTAACTATCCTGATCCTTTTCCAACAACACAATGAAAGCTAACCAAACAATTACTGTTGCGCTCACTGGTGCATCAGGTATGGCATACGGTATGCGCCTACTAGAAATATTATTACAGCAAAAACACCGCGTCTACTTGCTCTATTCTCAAGCTGCTCAAATTGTTGCGCAGCACGAAATGGCACTAGCATTATCTTCTCGCCCCAAAGAAGCAGAGACATTTCTCAACAATTATTTCGGGATCCCACCAGGTTTGTTAACAGTATTTGGTCGAGAAGAATGGTTCGCGCCGGTTGCCTCCGGTTCTAATCCGGCTGATGCTATGGTCGTATGTCCTTGCACCATGGGTACGTTATCTGCCATTTCAGTTGGATCTGGGCAAAAATTAATTGAGCGTGCAGCAGATGTTATGTTAAAAGAACAACGTAAACTCATTCTTGTTGTTCGAGAAACACCTTTTTCTGCTATTCATCTAGAAAATATGCTCAGATTGGCACATAGTGGAGCGGTCATATTGCCTGCTAACCCTGGTTTCTATCATCAACCGGAAAACATTCAGGATATTGTTGATTTTATTGTTGCGCGAATATTGGATCAGCTAGATGTACCACACACCTTAATGCCTCGCTGGGGAAATAATGAATAGTTATCGCCCAATTTCCATTAACAAAATTCAAACACCTTGATTTCGACTTGCACAATCAGCAATTGGCAACGGTGTAAGCCCACTACTTGTTCTCAGAAATATAGATTGTTCGGTCACAATATAATCCATTGGAATATCATGCGGTTGTGGATGAATCGTTGGCAAACGCAGTGCTTCAAATGCTACACCAACAGTCAATGGAGGTGGATTCATAGCAGCCAGCGTACGATCAAAATAGCCACTACCATATCCCAATCGATAGCCTTGTTCATCAAAACCAAGTAGCGGTACGATTAAGCTATCGATCGCAATTTCTTGCGTATTAGCCGGAAAAGAAATGCCATATTTCCCCTGACTCATCACTGCTTCTGGCCACCATTTAATAAATCTAAGTGGTGTATTCTTACCTATCACTTTTGGCAAAGCTAACGTAGCACCACGTGTATGTAAATGAGCCATAGCCGGAATCGGATCATATTCCCCTTGATAAGGCCAATAAAACCCGATTCGTTGTCTCTCAAAAACAGGAAAACCTTTTAACAAAGCCAACGTAATTGCATGACTCCATTGTGCACGTTGTGTAGCCGAAATACCCAGTCGTAGTTTACGTAAGCGCATACGTTGTTGTTTCTTCCAATCCTGGGTAGTGACATTAATATCATTCATGCATAAAAGTCCGAAGTACAGGCTGCACAGCTAATAGCAATTTTCTAACTGGAGCAGGAATAGCACATGTCAATGCCTCTTCAATTCCTACCCAAAGATAATTATTTTCTCTATCGCTTTTTTTCCAGCTTGATTGATGTGATATTAATCGCAATATTTGCGGATAAATAGTAAGTTTAAAATGTGTAAATGTATGATTTAGCGGGGCTAACTCTGTCTGTCTCTCCACTTGCAAGCACAAGTTTTCCGCACAATAATCAATACCATTCTGATCTACTGTTACTTCTGGAAAACACCATAACCCTCCCCATATTCCAGAAGTTGGTCGTTTTGTCAGCAACACATGTCCCTGATTCAAGAGAATTAAATGAGCAACTTCTTTAGTCGGCAAGATTTTTTTAGGTTTAGCAGCAGGTAGAGTTGCAGTCAAATTATCTCGATAAGCTTTACAATCTACCTGTAATGGACAACGTTGACAGTGCGGCTGGGCACGAGTGCAAACTAATGCACCTAAATCCATTAACCCTTGAGTATAAGCGGTCAACACTTGATGATCTTGTGTAGAGGGTAACAAATCCTCCGCTAATTCCCACAGATGTTGCTCAGTTTTCTTTTCACTGGGATACGTACCAATCCCAAAATAGCGTGCAAGAATACGTTTAACATTTCCATCGAGAATCGCAACACGTTCCCCAACAGCAAAGACAGCAATTGCTGCTGCAGTAGAACGGCCGATTCCTGGCAGCTGTTGTAGTGAAGCTGCATCCTTAGGAAATTTGCCATCATATTGTGTCTGCAATATGCACGCTGTTCGATGCAGATTACGTCCACGTGAGTAGTACCCTAAACCACTCCATAACGCCAATACTGCCTCAACCGATGCTGCTGCAAGCGCCGCAACATTCGGAAATGTTGCCATAAAACGTTCAAAATATGGAATAACAGTGTTCACCTGCGTTTGCTGAAGCATAACTTCTGATATCCATATTACATACGGATCACGGGTACCCTGCCATGGTAAAGAATGCCGGCCGTGAGCAAGCTGCCATTGTACTAATCTATCAGCAAAGGAAGGGAATTCAACAATCTGGTAACTAGATTGTTTATATTGCGGTACAGTCTGCTGAATATTTTTCTCAGCTAGCATTATTATATTTTCTGATCATCACTCTTTTCCATGTATTTCCCCAGAAAGAAGGCTTGGATGATAATGAACACAAACATCAATCCCATCAGACCAAACAACTTAAAATCTACCCAGGTATCTGTTGAATAGTTGTACGCAACATAAAGATTGATCGCACCTACCACACTAAAAAAAACTGCCCAGCTTGCGTTGAGTTTTCCCCACACTGGTTCAGGTAATTTGACCTGCTCTTTCATCATGGCTCGAATCAGATTTTTATCAAATCCTTTATGCGCGATCAAAAGTACAACTGCAAATAACCAATACAGTACAGTGGGTTTCCACTTGATAAAAGTTTCATCCTGCAAAATCAAGGTGGCGCCCCCGAAGAAAACAATAATGACAAAATTTACCCACAGCATGTTGTCGATTTTACGATGACGTACCCACACCCAACCTATTTGCACAACAGTAGCAGCAATAGCAACTGCCGTTGCAATATAGATGCCGTAGATCTTAAAAGTGGCGAAAAATAGAATAATTGGAAAAAAATCAAAAAGAAATTTCATGCAAAATATTCCTTGATATGAACTATATAATGAAATGTAATGAGTTCTTTGAATCTAATGCTTCCATATTGCTCTCGCACAGTAGCGTAAAAATATTGTTATCCTAATTATCTACCTACAGCCGAATTTGAATCAGTAGAAAATGATAAGTTTAAATTTGCTGGATCCAACGATTGATCTGCGAATTGTTGCAATACGGAACGCGCTGAAATAATCAAGACTATACGGTTATTTAACAATGTATGGAGTGCTTGCAACAAAAAAGGATGACTAACATCAAAATAGCCAGATCGCTCATCTAAAATCACAATTTTGGGTCGCTTTAATAATGCTCGCGCAATCAGGATACGTTGGCGCTGATCATCAGAAAGTGAATAATCATAACCAAGTTTTGTTTGTAGCCCATGTGGTAAATCGCGAATAAATTCCATTGCTTGACTAGTATGTGCTGCGGTAGTTATCGCAATTTCACTACTACAGCGCAAATTACCATAGGCAATATTCGCTGCCACAGTATCATTTAACAAATTTTTATCCGGTGCAACCCAGGCAATGTTATTGTTTAACACCACGTGATCGACCTGAGAAATATCAATGTTATCTAAAAGAATTCTACCGGTAGTAGGTTGCTTGAATCCACAAACAAGGTCTGCCAATAATGTATTGACGCAAGCATCTGAATTAATTAATGCAACTCTTTCACCAAGCGCAATCTCCAAATCAAAACAAGATAGTTTAAGATGATCATCATCTTTATAACTAACACCTTCAAATCTCAACTTGCCCTTCACAGTCTTTATATATGGCGTTGGAGTATCTTCGATGACTGTTTGAGTATCGAGGCCCAATTGCGCAAACACAGCACGCAATGCTGCATCACAGTTTTTAAGCGGTAAATTGACACTTAATAGCTGTTTCAGTGGATAAACAAGCATTAATCCGGCTACCACAAATGCGATCACATCTTCTGCAGGTAACAAATTCAAGGTTAATTGTTGCAGTAAATAGTAAAAGATTCCGGCACTAGCACTCACCAAAAAAACAACGCTCAACAATTTTAACAACTTCGTTTGATACGCTTGTTTCAGTAAAATATTCTGAAACTGTTTCAGCATATTTCGAATATATCGAATCTCCTGCTTTATCCCTTGATCCAGATAAACCATTCTGCTGTGATGCAGTACACTGGCCATACTCCCATAGATTTCATGCTGTTTTCGATTTAATTGCTCTCTTTGATAAATATCCACATTAAATATCTGTTTAACCAGAAAAACAATTAACAGCAAAGTGAATACTAATACGGATACATCCGGGCTCAGCCAAATCATTACAGCAAACAATCCAATGACAATAAACGCATCCTGTGTCATGCAGTTACCTATTGCAGCAATATCGCAATACAATTTCTCCATATATTTAGAGAAATATGCAGAAATTTTATGAGCTGAGAAGCTGATATACCCTGACGATGGCTGTTCTAGTAGTTTTTTAAATATTTCTGTACGAACTTGTAATAGAAATTTACTCAATAATCGATGCAGCAAATAATGACTGAGCCAATTAGCAGCGATAATTACTAAAACAAACAATGCTAGCATTAACGTAAATGAAACAAGCAACTGCTGATTACCATCAGGTAACACTACCTGAATAAGAAATTGCGCCGCCATCAACGGAATCACCGCAATAACTAAAGCAATCACACATCCGGCCACAGCAATCAGCATCAAGAATACCCAGCCGAATTTATTTTGACTCAAAAAGTGCAGGAAATACTTCAACAAGTTCATCTGAAGTACAAAGAACTCATCTGGCATTACCCAAAAGTAAGAGCGTAAAACCAGAATAAATTAAAGTTGTGATGACGCAGTTACTTGGAAATGTGGAAAGAATATCTTGAAAATATGACTACGCCAATACACTAAATAATATTTTTGGCTAGAAAATTAATATCTGCAATTTAGTTATTGTAAACTTCAATCAAATAAAAAGGCAGAGCTAAAACTGCCCTGCCTCTTCAATAACTACATCCAAGAGATTAATTAATTACAAATTCTCTCTATAATTAGTCTTCTTCGGAGTCACTTTCTTCTTGATCATCTGCATCGTCGTGATGATGATCATGTTCTTCATCCTCTGCAGCAGCGTCATCATTAGAAGATGATGCCCCTTCTACCAAAGATGAAAATCGTGCAGCATTGGTTTGAGTATTTCCCACTACTGCAAAAACGGATATTACTGTTTCAGGTGTAATCTTAAAATCACCTGTTCCTTTCATAAAATTTCCAAATATAGGTAATAATTCTACAGAGGTTATTTTGTTTCCATCTTTATCAAAGATATTTGCCTTACCTGATCCACCTTGAGTAAGAATCTTGTGATTATTATGGTCGGTTACATATAAGCGCAACTCACCATCTTTAGCTAGTAATTCATAATGGTAGTGTCCTGCGGTAACTAATTGTCCGCCATGTGGTCCTTTTACCGCATCCAAATGCGCATGCGACCATACTGGACCTGCAAATAACACAACCAAACCAGAAAAAATAACACTAACTAAGAATTTTCTCATTTATCACTCCCTCTACTGTTAAAAACTATTCTACAAAATTTACAATTTCGCTATTAAACCTACTTAGTTTCACCAAATAGCTTGGATAAATACTAACTGCCCATTGTTACTTACTTCCTATTACTTTTATGAAGCTGCTCTGGAAAGTTAATGAGTGTGATCATGTAAATGTGCCACCACTCCCTTTTCCTGATCAAGTTGATGCAGTTGTGTTGTGAGTGATGACAAACTATCCCAGCCAGATTGATCTACCTTGGGTATCCAACGCGCGCGCAAATACCCTGAACGATCAACAAGAAATTCCATGTGATTCGGAATATCTCCTTTTCCCTGAATATCAGGATGACTTAATGTCCTTCTATACAAAGAATAGCTGTCTTTTATTTCGAGCCATCCGTCCCTTACTACTTCAAAATTATTATTTGCAAAATTAATAGCTACCGATTTGCTATACTCATCCAATGGAATAGCAAGTATAACAGTATTCAAGTTTTTAATTTTCTCATAATTTTCACTTAATTCTTTCAGTCTCTCCATAGAACTTGGCCAACTAAAAAACGTTAACAAAACATTTTTATCCTGTCTATATTCCTTAAGTGTGCTTGTAATTTCAGCGTAAGTCGAAAACTGAAAATCAGGTGCCTTCGGCGAAGTCTTACGCGAAGCAATCGCTGAATTTAACCATCTTGTTTGGTAACCACTTGATGCTGCCTGGATATAATTAACAATATCCCATCGATCTTCCTCTTCTAGATTCTCAGAAAATCCCGGCATACCTGAATTTTTAATACCATAAGTTATCCAGTGAAAAAAATCACCACCTGTGTATCTCGCCACAAATGGATCCGTTAATAAATCCGATGGTACGTTAGGTAATGTTTTGGCCAGGATACCATTGCCTATACCTTGTATTCCATGACAATCAACGCAATTTTCAGAGAAATAACTCAACCCATTTGAAATTGATAGGGAGTCAAACGGAATAGGGTTTTTTCTATACGTTTCCGAATAAGCATCGATAGCAAACTGAGGAAGCGTTACAGCTATCCCTCCCATTACAAAAAAAACCGTAGCCACATTATACTTTTTAGGGGAAAGCTCATTTTTCCTTCCCAGTAAGAATGCGCCGGCAGCAGCGATAAATAAGATGACACCCACCACCAGAAAGAATCGAGTACTAAATTCACCCCATGTCCCAATACCCAAGGTTCCATCTAGTGTAAAGCGAAATGCATAAGGCCAATTTTCTACCGTGGTATGCTTGGCGGGCATGGAATTGGAAAGGATAGTTGCAAATAATACTAGTAACAACGCAAATATAAACTCAATTCGGACCCACTTTCTTAAATTTTCTACGCCGTTACTAGGCGAATCAGCATCACTATTTTTTCTAATTTGACTAGCCTTGAATAATAATCGTGAGAACAAGGATTTTTGCTTCATATTATCCGCCGTGCCCACATTGAAATAGTCAGCTGGTTCGCAAATACGTTCAAATGAGGGTAACCACTTCGAACGAGCACGAGAAGCTATTGATAAAATAATAACTAGTAGAAATATTTTAATAAGTAGCGACCAACCATACGTACTCGCTACTAACGCATGATAATGATCTCCAACCATCCGATCCGTCATAATTAGTCCAGTCAATATGATCAGAATCATCACGGGTAAAGCAAGAAAAGAAAATTTTTTGAGGCTTTCTATATTTAATGCTAATTGTGCTCCTTTTTCCTCACAATGACGACGATCAAAAACAATAAACAAAAAAGCAGGCAATGCTCCAAACCAAACAGCGGCCATCAGGACATGAGTTACATACACCGGAATATAGAATAAAAACTCCTCATCTGCGGCGGCATGGCTTGCCATAGTTGAAGCAACAAGAGGAAAAGAAGCTACCAGCGCAACCATAACGTAGTGCCATCTAACACGTTTAGGATTTAATACAATAAATATAACTGCGCCCAGTAAAAACACAGCTGATACAGCACGGGCAGCCCAGATATGTCCCATATTAGTATTTTGGACAATTTTTACCCAAGCACTCGGATTCCACACATCCGATTCAATCCCCGTTGCTTTTCCAGTGGTTGTTGCCAGAATTCCGACAAGACCAATTAAAACAATTCCGGCGAATACTGGAAATAATTTTTCCAAACGGGAAACCCAGGAGCTATTAAATAGAGCCTGCCGCGCGCCAGCTACTGCCAAATAGACACAACTACCGAATAAAATCAGGTTAGCAGCTAGTTGTAACCAACGAAAAAGTACCGCAACAACTTCCATTACTTCTTACTTAACAGTAAATTTATATTCCGATTCCATTACATGACCATCTACTGACAATACACGATAGTTAACTGTATACCTGCCTTTTTCCAACTCCGGCAATTCTAAATAAATAGATTTAGCATCATCCGGTAATCCCATAGGTTTAGCATCCGTCAAAACTTTACCACTTTTGTCTGTCAAGGAAAGTGAAGCATAATCCACCTCAATTTCCTCATTAAACCATAACTTTATTTGCTCAGGCGACGTTGTAAGAGTGGCTCTGCTCGCTGGTTCTGACTTAATCAGCTCAGCATGTGCGAATACTGTATTAGGATAAAAAATCAGTGCGATTAAAGCAAAATTCAGAACAACAGCACTTGCTTTTATTGAAGCTAATACCTTTGATAAAACAGAATTAAAATGACTATCCTTTCTCATGTCATACCTTATTAATTAATAATTTAAGCAAAAAAATTAAAGCGTATTAAAACTAAAAAATTCTAGATCAGCTTATTAAGAGATGCAATGCGACATATTGTCGCAGTAGGCTAGACAATCCTTAAAAAAACAGATGCTAGCAATAATAGCTATAGCCATCCCTCATAACGTTGTTTATACGCGCTATTAGCTCTCTGCCTTTTTTTCTTCTTTTTCTTTTTTATCTTTTCTGAGGGAGTAGAAGAAATAGCTTCCGCCAATGATAATGATCAACAATGGCCACAGGAACATATTGGGTTTAAATTTCCCGCCTGTACCCACCGCAAAGGGGAAACGTGAAACATATTCCGTACCGTTATCATTAACAGTCACCAATCCTACAAAGTCACCTTCTTCCGGAAAAAAGTGTTCAAAGGTA encodes the following:
- a CDS encoding protein YobA; its protein translation is MRKDSHFNSVLSKVLASIKASAVVLNFALIALIFYPNTVFAHAELIKSEPASRATLTTSPEQIKLWFNEEIEVDYASLSLTDKSGKVLTDAKPMGLPDDAKSIYLELPELEKGRYTVNYRVLSVDGHVMESEYKFTVK
- a CDS encoding intracellular septation protein codes for the protein MKFLFDFFPIILFFATFKIYGIYIATAVAIAATVVQIGWVWVRHRKIDNMLWVNFVIIVFFGGATLILQDETFIKWKPTVLYWLFAVVLLIAHKGFDKNLIRAMMKEQVKLPEPVWGKLNASWAVFFSVVGAINLYVAYNYSTDTWVDFKLFGLMGLMFVFIIIQAFFLGKYMEKSDDQKI
- a CDS encoding lipid A export ATP-bindingpermease protein, producing the protein MPDEFFVLQMNLLKYFLHFLSQNKFGWVFLMLIAVAGCVIALVIAVIPLMAAQFLIQVVLPDGNQQLLVSFTLMLALFVLVIIAANWLSHYLLHRLLSKFLLQVRTEIFKKLLEQPSSGYISFSAHKISAYFSKYMEKLYCDIAAIGNCMTQDAFIVIGLFAVMIWLSPDVSVLVFTLLLIVFLVKQIFNVDIYQREQLNRKQHEIYGSMASVLHHSRMVYLDQGIKQEIRYIRNMLKQFQNILLKQAYQTKLLKLLSVVFLVSASAGIFYYLLQQLTLNLLPAEDVIAFVVAGLMLVYPLKQLLSVNLPLKNCDAALRAVFAQLGLDTQTVIEDTPTPYIKTVKGKLRFEGVSYKDDDHLKLSCFDLEIALGERVALINSDACVNTLLADLVCGFKQPTTGRILLDNIDISQVDHVVLNNNIAWVAPDKNLLNDTVAANIAYGNLRCSSEIAITTAAHTSQAMEFIRDLPHGLQTKLGYDYSLSDDQRQRILIARALLKRPKIVILDERSGYFDVSHPFLLQALHTLLNNRIVLIISARSVLQQFADQSLDPANLNLSFSTDSNSAVGR